CGATTAAGGTAGTGGAGTACGTCTGCTTTCCCAGGTAGACGGATCAAGCTCTCGATACAACGACGACGGAATCAGGGCGGTGGCTTGCATGGCCCAAACACGAACTCCCGGCATTTTGGACGATAAGTTGAGGGGCTTTGCGGGAAGCTCGAACACTATTAACTAATTTTAAATCAACAACATGCCGGAGGGGGGACTTGTACTTTCAACCCCGCTCAAAAGACGTAACTTACAGATTCAACGAAACGCTCAAAACGCAGAATACGCCAAAAGTCCGCGTTGGAAGCACGTATTAGACGCGCGGTTTCTTTTCCCAATGTCGCGCGTGACGCACTCGCGTTTCCTCGCCCGTCTTGAACTTGATGAATCCGATGATTCCTTTCTCCGGTTCCTTTCTTGGCTCTCCGTCCACGATTCGTTCTTTTCGTATCATCCACGGTTCGTCGAGAGCGTCTTCGCCATTAGGATATCTGAACTCGATTTCGGTCAGGCCAAGTTCTTCGGCCCGATCAAATGCTCTATCGAAAAATTGATCGAATTGTTCCGGCTTCCGACCCCAGTATCCTTCTTCTGTATTGAGGCGCGAATCGCACCGCCAACACTTGAATACTTCGCTCAATCGCTTCGTTACGTTCTTTGGAACCTTGAGGAGGACCGTGACTTGAGCGCACTCTTTGCATTGAGCGACCATTTCCACGGCGCTATTCTAGTATTTTTTTTCTAGTATTTTTCTTCTTGCCCGGATTAATTCTCATCATTAAACTACCGCCTATAGGCGATAGTTCCGTCTCAGTGCGGGTTGCCTTCGACTAAATAGTTCCGTCTCCGCGCGGGTTTGGTCGCATTGAAGTGAACCAAGGATCACTCTATGCGCGAGACGGACAGCCACTACGTTCTTCCTTCCTTTCAGGAACGCCACTATACCGTCGCAGAACTTTCCGAACTGTGGAATCTTTCGACCGACGCGATCCGTCGCCTCTTTCAAGATGAGCCTGGCGTTCTTCTCATCCGCAACCAGCGTTTCCGCAAGCGTCGCTACATAACCATTCTCATTCCCGAGAGCGTAGCCGCGCGCGTCCACCGTCGCCTCATCCTTTTACCGGAGCAAACAACATGACCGATCCCGTGATTGTCGAAATCGCCCGAGCCGTTTCCTTGCTCGAAGGCCGCCACCGCGCCGCGCTCTCTAGAGGAGATTCCGGAGAAGCGGAAATCTGGCGGCAGACCATCATCAAATCCCTCGCTTCATTCGTCACGGGGGAACACACCCAATCCGTTTGTTCGATGCCCCATCTTAACTTTGAGGAGAAGAATCATGTTTGAAAGCCAATTTGAAGCGTTCCTTTTCGGGGGTGTATTTGTAGGCCTCGCCTGTTTTATTTCCTGGCTTGTCAAAGAAGGTCTCAAGCACGCGGCTCGAAAAACAAACTTCTTTTCCTACTGCCGCTTCGTTCACGTTCCCTCGGAGCGGATCGGAATAATCAGGTCGAATCCGAAAGGGCCGGATTTTCGTTTCTGTTTCGGCCGGTCCTATGTTGGGACAAAGTCTTTCATCCTTCTCCCCAAAACCTGCCGGGAGCATTTTGCCCTTCCCCTCATACTGAAGGACGGCGGAGAAGTCGAAGTCCATTGCGTGGTCGATGCCGAGATCCGCTTCCCCCTCCACCGGCACGTGTTCGATGTTCCCGATTCCGTCTTGCACGGCCCAGTGGACAAGATCATTTCCCACCGCCTTCGTATGCTTGAACCGATACTCTCTTCCTCTCTTCGCCAAAGGATGTCGGACCCCACCGCGCCCGCCACTTGGTGCGAGGCCCTGCACGCGCAAGATTGGTTCCGCAAAACTCTCCATTCGATCGTGTGGGGGCGCAGTTATCCCCGTTGGCCGAATTTCGGATTCATCTATACGACGGTTGAAGTCCCCCACATTAAGCCAGCCGGAAAGCTGACGGACGTAGACATTCTTCAGGCGATGCAGAACAAGCCACAGCCAAAGAAAAGCATCCGCGACCAGAGCCGCGAGAAGGTAATCGCGGCCGCCGCACTCGTTGGTTTGAGGACGGAGCTCTCAAAAGAGTTTCCTGAAGAGTTGCACCCGATCATCGAACGCATCATGGACGACGTTGAGGCCCGCTTCATGGCAGGAGGTATCGAATGATTCTCGGAACAGACGAAAACGGAGCACCGGTTCATTTCACCGAAAAAGACCGCCGTATGTCGCATAGCCAAGTTCTCGGCGGAGGGAGGAAAGGAAAGAGCAGTTTTCTCCAGGTGCCGATTCGCGAAGACATCTTGGACGGGAAAGGGCTGACGCTCATTGATCGCCACGGAAGTCTCTACTGGGATGTCGTCCGTTGGCTTGCCTACGTTCAGCCCAAGAGAGAGATCATCCTTCTCAACTTCTCAAGCCCGAAATATATCACCGGGTTCAATCCGTTCGTGAGCGACCGGGGAGATGTATCGACCCGTGCTTACCGGATGATCGACGCAACCGTCCGGCCATTTGGTGAAGTGAACACGAATGAGCTTCCCACGATGGAGAGAATCTTACGCATCCTCTATTCCTTCGCGGCTGAAGCTCGGGAACCGCTCTTGAACGCATCCCTTCTCCTCCGCTTCCCGCAGAAGGAACTTCGCGAGTACGCCTTCCGGATTATTCAGGAACCGAACACACGCCAAGAACTCGCGGAGTTGATGGAGATAAAAACTCTGAGGGACTGGATGATGCAAACCCTCTCCGCGACGAACCGGATAGGAAGATTTTTAGCCTTCCCCGGAGTACGGAGATTCATGGGGATGAAAGAAAACAATATCGACATCTCGGACGCGATGGACCGGAAAGCAGTCATTCTCGTGAACCTCGCGCCGAACAGATACGACCTATCCGACACCGCCTCAAAACTCATCGCCTGTCTCATGGTGTACGAACACTTCACCGCCGCGTTCGACAGATGGGAAGGCTCCCCACTTCACACTCTCTACATGGACGAGTTCCAGGACTACATCACGGACGATCTCGCCCGGATGCTCGACCAGGTGTTGAAGTTCGGATTGCATGCGGTCTTGGTTCATCACCACCTCGCACAATTCGGAGACGACGAGCACCTCCGGGAATCCATCATCACGAACGCAAGAAATCGATTTGTGTTCGGCGGCCTGCCCTACGACACGACAATAAGGCTCGCGAATGAAATGGCGCTCGACCGGATAAACACCCGGCAGATTAAGAAGCAATATTTTCACACCATCCATCTCTACCGGGAGGAAACCCGGACCGTCCGTTCATCAGGAATAGGAAACTCTAGCGGCCACTCCGACGCGCTAGGGATGGGTCTTATGGGCCCGGCGGGAGAAAACAATCCCAGTCGGCAAACCCAGTCCAGTAGTTCGTCCGCAAGTTCGGGTTCTTCCTACTTCGAGGGGGAATCCACTGTCCCGTTTCTCAACCCCATCCCCACCCAGGAACTCGGCTCGGAATCCGAGTACACCCGGGAAGAAAAGGTTTCTATCATCGCCCACCTTTTCAACTCCCAGCCTCAAAGACATTGTTTCGTGAAGCTGGACAATCAGCCGATGTGTTCCATGAAAGTCCGGGACCTTTACCACCCGTTCGTATCCGTCGAGACCTTACAGGGGTACGTCGCCCGGCTCTACCGGGAACAGGGAGCCATACCCGGCGAGGAAGTGGACCGGAGAATCGAAGAATCCCAAATCCAACTTTTGAAGCGCGTGGAATCGTCCGCCGGACTTTCCCCGGAGGACTACTTTCCGATGGAGGAAAAAGCCCCGGCCGCTCCTCCGAAACGTCGGAGAAGCAAGAAATGAAAACGTATCGTGCCTCTATCACGGGAGTACCAAAACTCGGCCGCGACGAAACGTCGTTTGGAATGATCGGGCGTGGCTCAAACGCCGACTGGATAAGGGCCGCGCGACATATTGCCGTTAAGGAACGGGCGTGCCAACCGGCCCCCTCCTCACGTCGGGTATCTCATACTAATCATCTCTATCAAGCTGCTTTGCCTACCGGCACCGTCCGAGATACCCGACGTATCCGTGCCTTTGCCCCTTATTCCCTATCGGACAGGGGCTTCGGCTCCGCTCCGCTTCGGGCCGGTCGGCGACTTGCGCGATTTCCGCAATCTGTTTTTAGCAAGGTGAACCTATGAGTGCGATCGAATCCAAAACCGAAGAACGCAAAATGCGGCTTAATGAATCCGAGAAGGACTACGACCTTCTCCGGGTGCTATCGGAATATCCGACCCTGAACACGTCCTTGCTCGGGGAGATACTGGGCCGGAATCTGATATCTCTCCGGGCTCGTCTCCGCAGGCTCAAGGCTGAGCACTGGGTAGCATCCGGCGTCCAGCCGTGGGGTGATCGGAAGCCCGCAGGGTTCCCGGACGACCGGGTGTGGCGTTTGGGCCTTGCCGGTATCCGCAAGGCAAAAGAGTTGGATTACCTTCCCCCGGAGATCCGCTACCGCCCGGAATGGTCGCCCAAGAACTCGGAACACGATCTTGGTATTGCTCGGTTCCACTACGCTCTATCGAAGCTCGGTATCCTCTCCTTTTGGAAACAATGGCCCGCCGAAGTGTTCGACAACTTTCAGAACTCGGGGAAGACCTTCTATGTTAAACCGGATGGATTTTTCGGCATCCAGGACAAGTCCGAACCGACTGCCACTCGGTATTTCCTCGAATGGGAACGGAGCAATCCCCGAGACAAGGGAGATGTCTCTTCACTGGTGCGGAAGATAGCTGGTTATTCAGCATACCTGGACAAGGGGTACTGGGAACGCTGGGGTCAGGGCAAGACCCGTATCCTTTTCGTCATGCGTTCCGAGCGGAGGTGTGAGGGTTTCCTTCAGCTCGTCCGAGAAATATCTCCGAAGAAAAAGTTTTTCCTCGCGGCAACGATTGACGATTTGCTTTCCCGGCCTGGAGAAGAAATCGTGTTCGACGGGTCGGCTTCCAAGATTTCGCTACAAGACTAGAATGAGAGACAGGACTTATTTCTCGCCGCCCCCAGTTCACTCCACCCAAGGTAAGAGAGGATGACGTGAAATCTCCCTATGTCGGCCTGAAGCAGAGCAAACGGATTTAGGCAAGCCGGGGGGAGGTGGAGGAATCGCTGTGACTGGCGCATGATGCGCTGGAGAACTTCGGCAAGAACGCGCTCCTTTTCGAGAGTCGCCGCGTTCTTAGTTCCGCGTTTTCGGCCCGATCCCGGAACGGGCTCCGCCGTTTTTACCGATGAAGGTTTAGAAATCAGTCTTTCAGGGGGAGGCTTTCTATCACCCTACAACCTCCGGTGAATCTGGCAAGGGGTGCTAGAATCGGCCATGCTCTCCAACGACGACGAGAAGCTGATTGAAATGGGCCTTGAGGCGGCGCTGAAGCCCGTCTACGACCGGCTCGAAGACATCGCAGGGCCTTCAAGTAAAACGATTGGGCGAATGATCAACGCGATGCTCTGCACTCAGATGAGGAGCGTGGTGAAGGTGTACGGGCGTGCGACGGAGATGCTGAACAAGGCCGGTATTCCTCTTGGCCCCGTTCCCTTGAAACTCCTCAAGCCGATTCTCGATGGTGCGGCGGTTGAGGAAGACGAAAAGATGCAGGATTTGTGGGCGGCGTTGCTTGCGAATGCCTCAGCGCAAACGGACGAACGAGAAGTATCTCCGGCGTTTATTAGTGTTCTCGGGCAGCTCTCACCTCTGGACGCTCACGTGTTCCGAACATTGGAGGGACGGACAGATACCACTAGGTACGTAGGTCGAACAAGCGAACTTCGGTTCCACTTTCGCGGGTACACAGCAACGCAAGTATCCGCCTCTCTGGAGAACTTACTCCATAATTCGTTACTTGAATCGGAGGCTATAGTAATCTCTGAAAGATCCACAGCGACGGACCGGCGGAGGACGGATGCGACCGACCATGATTTCCGCGTAACACCTTTCGGCATTCGGTTTTTCCAGGCTTGCGAACCTCCTAAAGCAAAGACCTAATCACTCAACGGGCACATTCACGCTCACCGTCTCCCCGTCAATCGTGACGCGGAGCATTACGCTGTCCTTCAATTCCGGGGTCGTTCCCTGGAAGTAGAAGTTATAGGCGTCCTGCGCCCAAGGTTCGGCATCTAGTTTTGTATTCAGATAGGTACGGACTACCTTCCCGTCGAGGAGAATTTCCGCTTTCGAGAAAAGCCTGAGACCGTTCTGTTCCCATCCGGGTTGCCGCATGACTTCCCCGTCTTTCTTCGGAACCCACACGATACTGCCTCCGTCTACCTTCGGAGTTTTCAAGAGTTCAAGCGTGATTGACTGGGCCGGGGCTTCGGATGCGGGGATCGGGGCGGGATGCTGTCCCAAGACTTTCTGCACTGGTGCTGGGGCCGGCGTTTCGATTCCTTCAACCGGAGCGCCGGAAGGAAGGGGCTTTGCGTTTTGCGTTTCTGTTAGCTGTGCTTGGAGTAAGACGACCTTTTGCATTAAGAGCGAGATCACCTGTTCGAGCGCGGATTTGAGATCCGCTTGTATTTCCGCGGCGGTCTGGGCTTTAGCCTGGACCGGGCCGATAGGCAGAGTGATAGCGATGAGTATTGCGAGGGATAGTTTTTTCATTGGTTTGTTTGGGTGTTTTGATGAGGGGCGGAAGGTATCTTTATCCTATTGCTTCTAGCGAACTTGGCAAGGGGGATGGGACCAATTCTGGCCGGGTCGTCCTTTAAGGTGGTGGGTTGCATAAAGCAGCGAAAGGCGATTCCGATATGTCCATTAGAGCAGAAGACATGAAGTACGTTGGCGTGGGTATTCCCGAAAATTGGCAGGTAGCCCATGCTATTAACCCTCAAGCGTTCCTTGCCGCGGAAAGCATGCACGACCTTCTTCACAAGCTAGCACGTCAGCCGGTGCAGAGTTCGCTGCAATATGTGACGCGGCGTCTTATGATTATCGGGCTCGATTCGCTCGGGGCGGTCACGACGCTCCTGCTGAACGGGTACTCTCCGGATGCTTTGCGGATCACACGGACGATCTGGGAAGCGGCGGTTACGTTGGCGTACCTGAGTACGTTTCCGACGAAGGTTGACGACTTCCTTGACTACTCCCACATAGCGGCAAAGCAGCAAATGGATCAGGCGGATAAAGACTATCCGGAAATCACCAAAGACATTACGGCTGAACGGCGGGCGGAGATCGAGGCGGAATATCAGCGCGTGAAGCCAAGGTTCATGAAGGGCAAGAAGCTGAGAAGCACCTGGAGCGAGAAGAAGATCTTCGATATGGCAAAGGCAACAGGTCGAGAAGAACTCTACAAGACGTTTTACAAGTACGCTTGCGGGCTCACGCATCTCAGCGCCTCCGGCCTACAACTGCTC
This portion of the Bdellovibrionota bacterium genome encodes:
- a CDS encoding DUF5677 domain-containing protein is translated as MHKAAKGDSDMSIRAEDMKYVGVGIPENWQVAHAINPQAFLAAESMHDLLHKLARQPVQSSLQYVTRRLMIIGLDSLGAVTTLLLNGYSPDALRITRTIWEAAVTLAYLSTFPTKVDDFLDYSHIAAKQQMDQADKDYPEITKDITAERRAEIEAEYQRVKPRFMKGKKLRSTWSEKKIFDMAKATGREELYKTFYKYACGLTHLSASGLQLLTNEKSKDVDIAPTNEFLEVSLQMAHGAVLEMMADYNDLAKLGFDDEIKDLVKVYHAAWD
- a CDS encoding replication-relaxation family protein produces the protein MSAIESKTEERKMRLNESEKDYDLLRVLSEYPTLNTSLLGEILGRNLISLRARLRRLKAEHWVASGVQPWGDRKPAGFPDDRVWRLGLAGIRKAKELDYLPPEIRYRPEWSPKNSEHDLGIARFHYALSKLGILSFWKQWPAEVFDNFQNSGKTFYVKPDGFFGIQDKSEPTATRYFLEWERSNPRDKGDVSSLVRKIAGYSAYLDKGYWERWGQGKTRILFVMRSERRCEGFLQLVREISPKKKFFLAATIDDLLSRPGEEIVFDGSASKISLQD
- a CDS encoding Abi-alpha family protein — translated: MLESAMLSNDDEKLIEMGLEAALKPVYDRLEDIAGPSSKTIGRMINAMLCTQMRSVVKVYGRATEMLNKAGIPLGPVPLKLLKPILDGAAVEEDEKMQDLWAALLANASAQTDEREVSPAFISVLGQLSPLDAHVFRTLEGRTDTTRYVGRTSELRFHFRGYTATQVSASLENLLHNSLLESEAIVISERSTATDRRRTDATDHDFRVTPFGIRFFQACEPPKAKT